The Pongo abelii isolate AG06213 chromosome 11, NHGRI_mPonAbe1-v2.0_pri, whole genome shotgun sequence genome includes a window with the following:
- the LOC100432472 gene encoding protein archease-like — protein sequence MKAKYPPVNRKYEYLDHMADVQLHTWGDTLEEAFEQCAMAMFGYMTDTGTVEPLPTVEVETQGDDLQSLLFHFLDEWLYKFSADEFFIPREVKVLSIDQRNFKLRSIGWGEEFSLSKHPQRIEVKAITYSAMQVYNEEKPEVFVIIDI from the coding sequence ATGAAGGCCAAGTATCCGCCAGTCAATAGGAAGTACGAGTATTTGGATCATATGGCGGATGTGCAGTTACACACATGGGGAGATACTCTGGAGGAAGCATTCGAGCAATGTGCAATGGCCATGTTTGGTTACATGACAGATACTGGGACAGTGGAGCCCCTCCCAACAGTAGAAGTAGAAACCCAAGGAGATGACTTACAGTCTCTTCTGTTTCACTTTTTGGACGAATGGCTTTATAAGTTCAGTGCTGATGAATTCTTCATACCCCGGGAAGTGAAAGTACTTAGTATTGATCAAAGAAATTTCAAATTACGATCAATTGGGTGGGGAGAAGAATTTTCATTGTCCAAGCACCCTCAGAGAATAGAAGTCAAGGCAATAACATATTCAGCAATGCAGGTCTATAATGAAGAGAAGCCGGAAGTTTTTGTGATCATTGACATTTAa
- the LOC100462434 gene encoding HIG1 domain family member 2A-like has protein sequence MAAPGPVTPEVPLEPWKPPVIEGFSPTVYSNPEGFKEKFLHKSRENHMVPIDCLGMATALTYGLYCFDQGHSRHSQLMMRTRIAAQAFTVAAILLGLVTTAMKSQS, from the coding sequence ATGGCGGCTCCCGGCCCTGTGACTCCGGAGGTCCCCTTGGAACCATGGAAGCCCCCAGTCATTGAGGGGTTTAGCCCCACTGTTTACAGTAATCCAGAGGGTTTCAAGGAAAAGTTCCTTCACAAGAGCCGCGAGAACCACATGGTACCCATAGATTGCCTGGGCATGGCGACCGCCCTCACCTACGGCCTCTACTGCTTCGACCAGGGCCACAGCCGGCACTCTCAGCTCATGATGCGCACCCGGATCGCTGCCCAGGCCTTCACGGTCGCCGCCATCTTGCTGGGTCTAGTCACAACCGCTATGAAGTCTCAATCCTGA
- the NCL gene encoding nucleolin has product MVKLAKAGKNQGDPKKMAPPPKEVEEDSEDEEMSEDEEDDSSGEEVVIPQKKGKKAAATSAKKVVVSPTKKVAVATPAKKAAVTPGKKAAATPAKKTVTPAKAVTTPGKKGATPGKALVATPGKKGAAIPAKGAKNGKNAKKEDSDEEEEDDSEEDEDDDEDEDEDEDEIEPAAMKAAAAAPASEDEDDEDDEDDEDEDDDEEDDSEEEAMETTPAKGKKAAKVVPVKAKNVAEDEDEEEDDEDEDDDDDDDDDDEDDEDEDDEEEEEEEEEEPVKEAPGKRKKEMAKQKAAPEAKKQKVEGTEPTTAFNLFVGNLNFNKSAPELKTGISDVFAKNDLAVVDVRIGMTRKFGYVDFESAEDLEKALELTGLKVFGNEIKLEKPKGKDSKKERDARTLLAKNLPYKVTQDELKEVFEDAAEIRLVSKDGKSKGIAYIEFKTEADAEKTFEEKQGTEIDGRSISLYYTGEKGQNQDYRGGKNSTWSGESKTLVLSNLSYSATEETLQEVFEKATFIKVPQNQNGKSKGYAFIEFASFEDAKEALNSCNKREIEGRAIRLELQGPRGSPNARSQPSKTLFVKGLSEDTTEETLKESFDGSVRARIVTDRETGSSKGFGFVDFNSEEDAKAAKEAMEDGEIDGNKVTLDWAKPKGEGGFGGRGGGRGGFGGRGGGRGGRGGFGGRGRGGFGGRGGFRGGRGGGGDHKPQGKKTKFE; this is encoded by the exons ATGGTGAAGCTCGCGAAG GCAGGTAAAAATCAAGGTGACCCCAAGAAAAtggctcctcctccaaaggaggTAGAAGAAGATAGTGAAGATGAGGAAATGTCggaagatgaagaagatgatAGCAGTGGAGAAGAG GTTGTCATACCTCAGAAGAAAGGCAAGAAGGCTGCTGCAACCTCAGCGAAGAAGGTGGTAGTTTCCCCAACAAAAAAGGTTGCAGTTGCCACACCAGCCAAGAAAGCAGCTGTCACTCCAGGCAAAAAGGCAGCAGCAACACCTGCCAAGAAGACAGTTACACCAGCCAAAGcagtcaccacacctggcaagaAGGGAGCCACACCAGGCAAAGCATTGGTAGCAACTCCTGGTAAGAAGGGTGCTGCCATCCCAGCCAAGGGGGCAAAGAATGGCAAGAATGCCAAGAAGGAAGACAgtgatgaagaggaggaggatgacAGTGAGGAGGACGAGGATGATGACGAGGACGAGGATGAGGATGAAGATGAAATTGAACCAGCAGCGATGAAAGCAGCAGCTGCTGCCCCTGCCTCAGAGGATGAGGACGATgaggatgatgaagatgatgaggatgaggatgatgatgaggAAGATG ACTCTGAAGAAGAAGCAATGGAGACTACACCAGCCAAAGGAAAGAAAGCTGCAAAAGTTGTTCCTGTGAAAGCCAAGAACGTGGCTGAGGATGAAGACGAAGAAGAGgatgatgaggatgaggatgacgacgacgacgacgatgATGAcgatgaagatgatgaggatgaagatgatgaggaggaagaagaggaggaggaggaag AGCCTGTCAAAGAAGCACCTGGAAAACGAAAGAAGGAAATGGCCAAACAGAAAGCAGCTCCTGAAGCcaagaaacagaaagtggaag GCACAGAACCGACTACGgctttcaatctctttgttggAAACCTAAACTTCAACAAATCTGCTCCTGAATTAAAAACTGGTATCAGTGATGTTTTTGCTAAAAATGATCTTGCTGTTGTGGATGTCAGAATTGGTATGACTAG GAAATTTGGTTATGTGGATTTTGAATCTGCTGAAGACCTGGAGAAAGCGTTGGAACTCACTGGTTTGAAAGTCTTTGGCAATGAAATTAAACTAGagaaaccaaaaggaaaagacAGTAAGAAAG aGCGAGATGCGAGAACACTTTTGGCTAAAAATCTCCCTTACAAAGTCACTCAGGATGAATTGAAAGAAGTGTTTGAAGATGCTGCAGAGATCAGATTAGTCAGCAAGGATGGGAAAAGTAAAGG GATTGCTTATATTGAATTTAAGACAGAAGCTGATGCAGAGAAAACCTTTGAAGAAAAGCAGGGAACAGAGATCGATGGGCGATCTATTTCCCTGTACTATACTGGAGAGAAAGGTCAAAATCAAGACTATAGAGGTGGAAAGAATAGTACTTGGAGTG GTGAATCAAAAACTCTGGTTTTAAGCAACCTCTCCTACAGTGCAACAGAAGAAACTCTTCAGGAAGTATTTGAGAAAGCAACTTTTATCAAAGTACCCCAGAACCAAAATGGCAAATCTAAAGG GTATGCATTTATAGAGTTTGCTTCATTCGAAGATGCTAAAGAAGCTTTAAATTCCTGTAATAAAAGGGAAATTGAGGGCAGAGCAATCAGGCTGGAGTTGCAAGGACCCAGGGGATCACCTAATGCCAGAAGCC agcCATCCAAAACTCTGTTTGTCAAAGGCCTGTCTGAGGATACCACTGAAGAGACATTAAAGGAGTCATTTGACGGCTCCGTTCGGGCAAGGATAGTTACTGACCGGGAAACTGGGTCCTCCAAAGG GTTTGGTTTTGTAGACTTCAACAGTGAGGAGGATGCCAAAGCTGCCAAGGAGGCCATGGAAGATGGTGAAATTGATGGAAATAAAGTTACCTTGGACTGGGCCAAACCTAAGGGTGAAGGTGGCTTTGGGGGTCGTGGTGGAGGCAGAGGCGGCTTTGGAGGACGAGGTGGTGGTagaggaggccgaggaggatttGGTGGCAGAGGCCGGGGAGGCTTTGGAG GGCGAGGTGGCTtccgaggaggcagaggaggaggaggtgaccACAAGCCACAAGGAAAGAAGACGAAGTTTGAATAG
- the NCL gene encoding nucleolin isoform X1, translated as MAPPPKEVEEDSEDEEMSEDEEDDSSGEEVVIPQKKGKKAAATSAKKVVVSPTKKVAVATPAKKAAVTPGKKAAATPAKKTVTPAKAVTTPGKKGATPGKALVATPGKKGAAIPAKGAKNGKNAKKEDSDEEEEDDSEEDEDDDEDEDEDEDEIEPAAMKAAAAAPASEDEDDEDDEDDEDEDDDEEDDSEEEAMETTPAKGKKAAKVVPVKAKNVAEDEDEEEDDEDEDDDDDDDDDDEDDEDEDDEEEEEEEEEEPVKEAPGKRKKEMAKQKAAPEAKKQKVEGTEPTTAFNLFVGNLNFNKSAPELKTGISDVFAKNDLAVVDVRIGMTRKFGYVDFESAEDLEKALELTGLKVFGNEIKLEKPKGKDSKKERDARTLLAKNLPYKVTQDELKEVFEDAAEIRLVSKDGKSKGIAYIEFKTEADAEKTFEEKQGTEIDGRSISLYYTGEKGQNQDYRGGKNSTWSGESKTLVLSNLSYSATEETLQEVFEKATFIKVPQNQNGKSKGYAFIEFASFEDAKEALNSCNKREIEGRAIRLELQGPRGSPNARSQPSKTLFVKGLSEDTTEETLKESFDGSVRARIVTDRETGSSKGFGFVDFNSEEDAKAAKEAMEDGEIDGNKVTLDWAKPKGEGGFGGRGGGRGGFGGRGGGRGGRGGFGGRGRGGFGGRGGFRGGRGGGGDHKPQGKKTKFE; from the exons AtggctcctcctccaaaggaggTAGAAGAAGATAGTGAAGATGAGGAAATGTCggaagatgaagaagatgatAGCAGTGGAGAAGAG GTTGTCATACCTCAGAAGAAAGGCAAGAAGGCTGCTGCAACCTCAGCGAAGAAGGTGGTAGTTTCCCCAACAAAAAAGGTTGCAGTTGCCACACCAGCCAAGAAAGCAGCTGTCACTCCAGGCAAAAAGGCAGCAGCAACACCTGCCAAGAAGACAGTTACACCAGCCAAAGcagtcaccacacctggcaagaAGGGAGCCACACCAGGCAAAGCATTGGTAGCAACTCCTGGTAAGAAGGGTGCTGCCATCCCAGCCAAGGGGGCAAAGAATGGCAAGAATGCCAAGAAGGAAGACAgtgatgaagaggaggaggatgacAGTGAGGAGGACGAGGATGATGACGAGGACGAGGATGAGGATGAAGATGAAATTGAACCAGCAGCGATGAAAGCAGCAGCTGCTGCCCCTGCCTCAGAGGATGAGGACGATgaggatgatgaagatgatgaggatgaggatgatgatgaggAAGATG ACTCTGAAGAAGAAGCAATGGAGACTACACCAGCCAAAGGAAAGAAAGCTGCAAAAGTTGTTCCTGTGAAAGCCAAGAACGTGGCTGAGGATGAAGACGAAGAAGAGgatgatgaggatgaggatgacgacgacgacgacgatgATGAcgatgaagatgatgaggatgaagatgatgaggaggaagaagaggaggaggaggaag AGCCTGTCAAAGAAGCACCTGGAAAACGAAAGAAGGAAATGGCCAAACAGAAAGCAGCTCCTGAAGCcaagaaacagaaagtggaag GCACAGAACCGACTACGgctttcaatctctttgttggAAACCTAAACTTCAACAAATCTGCTCCTGAATTAAAAACTGGTATCAGTGATGTTTTTGCTAAAAATGATCTTGCTGTTGTGGATGTCAGAATTGGTATGACTAG GAAATTTGGTTATGTGGATTTTGAATCTGCTGAAGACCTGGAGAAAGCGTTGGAACTCACTGGTTTGAAAGTCTTTGGCAATGAAATTAAACTAGagaaaccaaaaggaaaagacAGTAAGAAAG aGCGAGATGCGAGAACACTTTTGGCTAAAAATCTCCCTTACAAAGTCACTCAGGATGAATTGAAAGAAGTGTTTGAAGATGCTGCAGAGATCAGATTAGTCAGCAAGGATGGGAAAAGTAAAGG GATTGCTTATATTGAATTTAAGACAGAAGCTGATGCAGAGAAAACCTTTGAAGAAAAGCAGGGAACAGAGATCGATGGGCGATCTATTTCCCTGTACTATACTGGAGAGAAAGGTCAAAATCAAGACTATAGAGGTGGAAAGAATAGTACTTGGAGTG GTGAATCAAAAACTCTGGTTTTAAGCAACCTCTCCTACAGTGCAACAGAAGAAACTCTTCAGGAAGTATTTGAGAAAGCAACTTTTATCAAAGTACCCCAGAACCAAAATGGCAAATCTAAAGG GTATGCATTTATAGAGTTTGCTTCATTCGAAGATGCTAAAGAAGCTTTAAATTCCTGTAATAAAAGGGAAATTGAGGGCAGAGCAATCAGGCTGGAGTTGCAAGGACCCAGGGGATCACCTAATGCCAGAAGCC agcCATCCAAAACTCTGTTTGTCAAAGGCCTGTCTGAGGATACCACTGAAGAGACATTAAAGGAGTCATTTGACGGCTCCGTTCGGGCAAGGATAGTTACTGACCGGGAAACTGGGTCCTCCAAAGG GTTTGGTTTTGTAGACTTCAACAGTGAGGAGGATGCCAAAGCTGCCAAGGAGGCCATGGAAGATGGTGAAATTGATGGAAATAAAGTTACCTTGGACTGGGCCAAACCTAAGGGTGAAGGTGGCTTTGGGGGTCGTGGTGGAGGCAGAGGCGGCTTTGGAGGACGAGGTGGTGGTagaggaggccgaggaggatttGGTGGCAGAGGCCGGGGAGGCTTTGGAG GGCGAGGTGGCTtccgaggaggcagaggaggaggaggtgaccACAAGCCACAAGGAAAGAAGACGAAGTTTGAATAG